The Anabaena sp. PCC 7108 region CCAAGGGCTGTATTGACTTGTATCGCAGTCTGTTTGACTTGGGTGACAATATCTCGTAGGGTTTCTACAATTGAGTTGAAAACATTGGCAACAGTACCAACTTCCCCAGATACGATATCAGCTTGTACCGTCAAATCTCCGTGAGCAGCATTTTCTACCTCGGTAATTAACTTCAAAAGTTGCAGATGTAGTGTGTCTTTTTGTTGCCATTGCTGCTCTGAGGTAGCTTCTCTATTCGCTTGAATTTCCGACTCTTTGACAGAGATGGGTATTTCATTCTCTCTGGGAATTTCTACAGGAGTTTTGATTTCATCTTCAGCCCGGATTGCTACTACCGCAGATTTATCTGAATTTGGCTTTGTCATTTCCTGAGCTAACCAAGCTACAAGTAATGTCATTAAGAATGCTATCAGTGCTGTTCTATTAGCAATAAAAATCAGAAATTGTCTTTGCGGCTCAACAGCTGTTTTTGCATCTTGAGACATAATTACCTGCCAGTTGAGTTCCGGTAAACCTTTTATTTTTCTCAATGGCACATAACTGATTATTTCTGGCTTTTGATTAATTGTTTGAACTCCTGTTAAATCATTGATGTTTTGCCTAGCCAGTAAGTTCGCTAAACTAGGATATATTACTGTAGCCTCTTGCCCTAATAAATCTGACTTAGGACTGAGGAATAGTTTTCCTGAAGCATCAACCAAATAATAGTTATTATTATTGGTTAGTTCATTTTTAATGGAATTTTCTAAAAGTTGTAAAGGTATCCGGGTTCGCACTATCGCAATAGTTTTTCCTGTGGCTCCTTCTTTAACTGGTGCAGCTATATAAATTACTAAACCAACAGTTTCTAATTTTTCGGGTTGACTAATCACAACAGCGTTTTTTTGCAAAACCTCTGGGAAATATTTTTTGGTTCTTTCCTCTTGTATTGCTTTACCGCTATTTTGCAGAATTATTCGCCCATTCAGATCCAATACTGCTACACTGTCATAGGCTTTATAAGCCGTGATAAAGCGGTTTAATACTGCCTGTTTTTGGGGAAGAACAGTAGTTTGACTAACTTGAGCATTTGTCAAAAAGGGGAGATTAGAAAGTATCTGAATATCTCCATACCTTGCCAACAAAAACCGATTAATAGTGTCGCTGAAGCTAGTCACTCCAGTTTCTTGATTTATGATAATTTGCTTATTAATCGATTTACTACCAGATATGTAGGCAATTATTCCCATTCCCATTACTGGTAATGTACCAATAGCAAGTGCAAAAAATATCGCTTTTGTGCTTAATTTAAGCCGCTGCAAATATTTAAATGCAGAATTGCCAAAGTAATTTTTATTTGTCTCATTATCAGACTTAATAGCTATCTCGATTTTAGTATCAGTAACTTTTGGTGATGCCATTATAGATGCTTTATTTTTAGTATCACCATTTTGATCAGCCTTGGTTTTATTAAACATGAAATAATTCCCCTGATGTTATTAAAAATAACAGTAAAGAGCGATTCTTTATGATGACTTAATCACTGCGAAGATTAGCATAATTTACAATATTTTGTGCATCTAATACGAGTAAAGTTTCTTCTTTCTGCTCTACGCAGCCACATAAATAAGGAACTAAACTAGAAGCCACTTGTCCTACAGGAGAATGAATATTATCAGACATCAATTTAGTTGTACCTTTAATTTCTTGCACAACTAAGCCCAACAGCAATGATTCAACTTTGATAACGATGATATTATACTGTCGAAGTCGATGATCTAAGCATTCTAAATTAAACATTTTTGGCAGATCAATTACCCAAATAATCCGACTACGCCAATTCATTAATCCTAATACGCAAGTGGGCATATTCGGCATTGCTGTCACGGATTCAACTGGTATAATAATCGCCTCTTGGGTATGATTAATTGATAAAACAGCCGTAGTTTGTTGATTGAGTTGAAATTTAAGATAGCTGTTTCCTAAGGAGCTTTGGATGGGTTGATAGTACAGGGTTATTTTGGAATTTGCCATATATGGAAGATTTTTAGCTTATTGATGGCATATTTATTTACTAATATCATTTAATTGGCTATTTTTATCGTCAAATATCGAAATTATCATCAGTAAGTTTCAACTTCACGATAAGTATTATTAAAATCTCCATTGCCAGTATTAATAATTTATCTATTTGACTGGCAATTACTCAATTAGCTAATGTGTTTAGACACCATTACTAGTAAATCTGCTCTAGTGAACGGCTTGGTTAAATAGCCTGATGATCTGACAATTTTAGCTTTTGCTTTGTCAATAAAGCCTGTTCTTCCCGTTACCATAATAATAGGTGTATTTTTAAATGCTGAATGTCTCCGTAATAATGAGCAGAGTTCATAACCATCTAAATTGGGCATTTCTACATCTAACAAAATCAGATCAGGTTTACTTCTGATAATTTGCATTAAAGCTTTAATTGGGTCATTAATCAAGACTACTATGAATGTCTGTTCGTCTAAGAAATGCCTAAGAGAATTTAAAACTGCTTGACTATCATCAATACAGGCAATTGTATAATGATTTTTGCTAAGAGACGACTGCTTATTTTTGTGATTTTTCTGGTTAGCAAGAGATATTTTTGGTAATTTAGCTGATTTTTCTTCTGGTTGATTTTCTGGTAATACCTGAGTTGGTGAACTACTATGAGATGATATTACTGGTTTGATATTCTGGCGATAGCGTAACTGCTTTTGACAATGTTCTACAATCAATTGCAAATCTAAATGACAGAACTTTGGTAGTTCATCCCAAGAATTATCAGAATTAAGTTTATAGTTACCTTCTTTTAGACATAGAAATGATTCCAGGACTTCTTTTGCTAATTCTTCTATCAGCATTCCAGCTTGTGCAGAGGTAATATAGTCTTGTTTTACTAACCAGCAAATAGCATGATAGTCTGCGTTTGCTATTAACTCGGTTTGGGCTGCGGAAATTAGCCCCATCTGTTCATAAGTTACACTGTTAAAAGTGGGAATTTTCTGATTTAAGCGTTGTAAGTGACTTTCAAGACGCTCAAATACTTTAACTGAATAAGTAGCATAAGTTAGTTTACCGTCTTGTAAATAGATTGACCAAGAAACTATATTAGTAAATACATTTAAGCATCCTGTCACTCGTCGAGTACTGAGTTGTGCTAACAGGGACAGTGGATGTAGTTTCTGAAACAACCTGTAGCTACCTAGAGGAGTTGTCATCATTTTGCTTTTACTTTAGCTAAATTCAATACTTGTGATTTGAATCTGCACATAGCAATCCTATCTAATTTGTGACGTATGATTTTAGCATTGCTAGACTCTTACTAATACAGAAAATGAAACAAGCAACTGATTTGCTTAACATAGATTTAGGATTGCCACAGCATATACTTCACAATTAAAATCAAGTATAAAACATCAAATACTTTGTCATCCTAAATACAAAATTTGATGTTCTAATTTGTAGTCAGCGTCACTGGAGGCTCAAACCTCCACAAGCAGCTGAAGATGGCTGTAAATGAGTAGACACTTCTAAGCGAGAATGTAAAGCGTTTAATATATTTTCAATCCCCCATTCCATATCAATTGGATTGATATCAACATATATTTAGACACAATTGTGAAGAAAAATTCACGCCGTTTAACTCCTCTTCCCTCCTGTCTCCTGCCTGATCCTAACGATAAGTATTCACGTCCAGCTATTTATCCCCCTGACGGGAGGAATAGCATGAAAAGTGTAGATGCGTTGCTGTTTCTCCAGAGTTTTCAGTTGCCTTGCTTATCAATAAGATGCGTTGCAACTTTACAAGAATGCACTATCCGTTGACTATGGTTTAGAGTAGAATTAGCAACTAAGCTCAAGAAAATTGCCAATGGTGTTTGATCCTGACTTTTTGAATGACAACTCTGAGCAACACCCTAATCAGCTTTTGAACGATCACTTTGGGGAAAATCCGAACCAGTTACTCAAATATTTGCAGCATCAGTCTCCCGAAGTCCTAGCCCGTGTAGCCCAGTCAGTTAGCCCGGAAATTAAACAAATCATTTCCCAGAACGTCCAAGGGCTGATAGGAATGCTCCCAGGAGAAAGTTTTAATGTGCAAATTACTACAGACCGGGATAATTTAGCAGGGCTGTTAGCATCAGCAATGATGACCGGATATTTCTTGCGCCAAATGGAACAACGAATGCAATTAGAGCATTTGTCTAATCAATAGTCAAGAGTACAGGCGCAATTTACCACGTCTGTACTATTAACTACTGCTGAGGATATGTTCCTGATAGCACTTTCAAGGTTTGAGTTTTTCCCCTGCGGTTGACTTCGATTCCGAGAATGTCACCTACTGTACTTGAATCAACAATCTTCTGTACTTGGGCTGTAATTTTTACTGCTTTACCGTTGATTTTTTGAATCACGTCTCCGGGAAGTAATCCGGCTTGTTCTGCTGGAGAATTTTTCAAAACTTCCTTAATGACAACACCAACATCTGGCTGAATGTTGAGTTTGTTAACCTGATTCAACTGTTGTTTTTTGGACGGAGAAAGATCCGTCATTTCAATTCCCAAAAAGGGATGATCTGCCTTTCCTTTGATAAATAGCTCATTAGCAATGCGGGCAGCGGTTTCTATGGGGATAGCGAAACCGAGTCCTTGAGCATTGGCGCGGATAGCTGTATTAACGCCAATAACTTCACCTTGGGCATTTAAGAGTGGTCCACCAGAGTTACCAGGGTTAATTGCGGCATCAGTTTGGATAAAACTAACGCGCTTATCGGGAACACCAACTTGGGAACTAGTGCGGTCTGTGGCGCTGATAATGCCGATAGTGACAGTATTATCTAAACCTAAAGGATTGCCAATAGCGATCGCCCATTGACCAGGAATTAAGTTTTGTGAATTACCTAACTTCACTGTCGGCAATTTATCAGCGGGAATTTTCACCACTGCTACATCTGTTACAGTATCAACTCCTACCACTTTCCCCTCAAAAGTTCGACCGTCTTTCAGGGTAACTTGGACAGTATCTGTCTCTGCTACTACGTGAGCATTGGTTAGTAATTCCCCATTTTCGCTCAAAATAAATCCTGAGCCTGTACCTCGCTCAATTCTTTCGTCAGGAATTGGTTTTTCATCCTCTGGGAAAAAACGCCGCCACAGAGGATTGTTGAAGGCTTCAGAAATCGGATTTGCCACTTTACGGGTTGCATTAATTCGCACAACCGCAGGGCCAACTTTCTGTACAGCAGTAGCAATAAAATTTACATTATCGCCGCCAACAGCATTCCCCACTCCTGGGACAGAATATGGAACAACAGCCTCTGGAGGTAAGGCCGCTGTGACATTTTTTAACTCTAGAAATGAGGGATTATGTGGCAAAAGATATCGACTGCCAAATACACCAAAACCACCGCCCATTACTACTAAAAACAGATAAATGGCTAGTTGCTTCACAGATAACTTCATATTAATTAATTAAGAATAATTGCGCTCACAGCAAAACAGTTACTAATTTCTAAGTGTAGTCAAAAAAGAAGAAAGCAGGCAGGGTGCAAGGAACAATTTTGTAGGGGAGAAAACTTGGAATCAAGCCAAAAAAATATCCCATCTTTAAGATTCCCCAACTAAAATCTAGAATTAGCGCTCTCTGAACTTGTGAACATGACTTTTTCCTATCGTTCAATGTTTTTATATGGCTTAGTTAGCACTTTGGGGTTAATATCCACAATGCCACAACCACAAAGCGCCAATGCTGTACCAAGTTGTCCAATTCCTGCCCTATCTCGCATTCAACGCCATCAAGTTTCTCGTGGTGAGACTTTAGAGGGCATAGCACAGGGCTACAAGCTGATGCCAGCAACAATTATCGCCATGAATCCATCTATCAACAACGGGACAGTAACGGTTGGTACTGAACTGCAAATTCCTCCCTTCAATGGGGTTGTAGTCGAAGTACCCCGCACTCAAACTTGGCGACAAGTCGCTGCAAAGTACAAAGTTCGTCCAGATACCCTGTTTGAGATGAACGGTTGTCAACAAAATCCTAGAGTTGTTTTTGTTCCCGTTGTTCCCGGAGTAACTGCTGCATCTAATCGTATTATTGCTGCTTCCCCAGCACAAACTGCACCATCTGCAACAATAGCAGGCTATCCCTTACCAAGTGGTACAACTGTAGCTTTACCTTATGGCTGGCAAATCAACCCCATCAATAAGGCAGTTTTTTTTCATAGTGGTGTAGATTTGATCGCACCAGTGGGTACACCTGTGGAAGCGATCGCCCCAGGTATTGTAGTATTTGCTAAAGACCAAAATAGTTATGGCAAGTTAGTAATTATTAACCACATTGGTGGATATCAAAGCCGTTACGCCCAACTTGAGACGATAAATGTCACTTTGGGTCAAAACATTAAAGCAGGTGACATCCTCGGTACTGTAGGTACTACTGGCATCCCAACTTCTGGAGAACCCCATCTACATTTTGAAATGCGTTTTAATGGTCTTTTAGGTTGGGAAGCAAAAGATCCAAAACCTTATCTCACAAAATAGGTTTTCGGGACTGGGTAAAAGTTGTTTCCAATAACCAATTATCAGTAACCAATTACCAATTTTTCAGTGGATTTAATAATGTGCATTCCTGCTTCAGCAAATCTAGCAAATGTCGCGTTAGCTTGTTCTGTATAATCAATAATTCCCGGAACCACAACAGGAGAAGTGCAATCTTCTAGTAGATATATTTTATTTGTCAGGGTAGAATCTATCTGTTTTATTTCTGTTAATAAATCGTCAATTGTCCAAGCCACACAATGACTTTTAGCTTGTCCAGCAATAATCACCGCATCGAATTCTAAAAGTTGTTTAATTAAATTTGTGTTTTTTTCAGCAATTGGCTTTTCGTCAAAACCTACTAAAACTTCTGGACGTAAAATAGAATAATTTTCTGTTAACAGATTTTCACCTTTTAATTCAAATTGGGTTTGACTTTGACGAGCGATACTATGAAAAAATATCGCTTCTTCTACCGATGAAACTAAAGCATGACCAATTCCCCCTAACATAGAATGATAAGGCCAAACTGTCAGCGGGTATTTACCATTTTCGCTAAGTTGGTTAACGTAATGAAAAGCCTGTTTTTTTAATAATTCATAATCGCCATTTCTCACACTATTAGCAACTGCTGGATTAACTTGCCAAATTC contains the following coding sequences:
- a CDS encoding DUF760 domain-containing protein, yielding MVFDPDFLNDNSEQHPNQLLNDHFGENPNQLLKYLQHQSPEVLARVAQSVSPEIKQIISQNVQGLIGMLPGESFNVQITTDRDNLAGLLASAMMTGYFLRQMEQRMQLEHLSNQ
- a CDS encoding response regulator, producing the protein MMTTPLGSYRLFQKLHPLSLLAQLSTRRVTGCLNVFTNIVSWSIYLQDGKLTYATYSVKVFERLESHLQRLNQKIPTFNSVTYEQMGLISAAQTELIANADYHAICWLVKQDYITSAQAGMLIEELAKEVLESFLCLKEGNYKLNSDNSWDELPKFCHLDLQLIVEHCQKQLRYRQNIKPVISSHSSSPTQVLPENQPEEKSAKLPKISLANQKNHKNKQSSLSKNHYTIACIDDSQAVLNSLRHFLDEQTFIVVLINDPIKALMQIIRSKPDLILLDVEMPNLDGYELCSLLRRHSAFKNTPIIMVTGRTGFIDKAKAKIVRSSGYLTKPFTRADLLVMVSKHIS
- a CDS encoding chemotaxis protein CheW, with protein sequence MANSKITLYYQPIQSSLGNSYLKFQLNQQTTAVLSINHTQEAIIIPVESVTAMPNMPTCVLGLMNWRSRIIWVIDLPKMFNLECLDHRLRQYNIIVIKVESLLLGLVVQEIKGTTKLMSDNIHSPVGQVASSLVPYLCGCVEQKEETLLVLDAQNIVNYANLRSD
- a CDS encoding M23 family metallopeptidase, with the translated sequence MTFSYRSMFLYGLVSTLGLISTMPQPQSANAVPSCPIPALSRIQRHQVSRGETLEGIAQGYKLMPATIIAMNPSINNGTVTVGTELQIPPFNGVVVEVPRTQTWRQVAAKYKVRPDTLFEMNGCQQNPRVVFVPVVPGVTAASNRIIAASPAQTAPSATIAGYPLPSGTTVALPYGWQINPINKAVFFHSGVDLIAPVGTPVEAIAPGIVVFAKDQNSYGKLVIINHIGGYQSRYAQLETINVTLGQNIKAGDILGTVGTTGIPTSGEPHLHFEMRFNGLLGWEAKDPKPYLTK
- a CDS encoding isochorismatase, whose protein sequence is MTNPTQLPIPSHFNPAKVGEVYRVPYQQLAAEAETFAKQQNIQPATLDKTHICLLLIDVQNTFCIPDFELYVGGQTGTGAVDDNTRLCEFIYRNLGIITKIIPTLDTHTAMQIFHPIFWINADGEHPTPAATNITPADIEMGIWQVNPAVANSVRNGDYELLKKQAFHYVNQLSENGKYPLTVWPYHSMLGGIGHALVSSVEEAIFFHSIARQSQTQFELKGENLLTENYSILRPEVLVGFDEKPIAEKNTNLIKQLLEFDAVIIAGQAKSHCVAWTIDDLLTEIKQIDSTLTNKIYLLEDCTSPVVVPGIIDYTEQANATFARFAEAGMHIIKSTEKLVIGY
- a CDS encoding HhoA/HhoB/HtrA family serine endopeptidase, with amino-acid sequence MKLSVKQLAIYLFLVVMGGGFGVFGSRYLLPHNPSFLELKNVTAALPPEAVVPYSVPGVGNAVGGDNVNFIATAVQKVGPAVVRINATRKVANPISEAFNNPLWRRFFPEDEKPIPDERIERGTGSGFILSENGELLTNAHVVAETDTVQVTLKDGRTFEGKVVGVDTVTDVAVVKIPADKLPTVKLGNSQNLIPGQWAIAIGNPLGLDNTVTIGIISATDRTSSQVGVPDKRVSFIQTDAAINPGNSGGPLLNAQGEVIGVNTAIRANAQGLGFAIPIETAARIANELFIKGKADHPFLGIEMTDLSPSKKQQLNQVNKLNIQPDVGVVIKEVLKNSPAEQAGLLPGDVIQKINGKAVKITAQVQKIVDSSTVGDILGIEVNRRGKTQTLKVLSGTYPQQ
- a CDS encoding methyl-accepting chemotaxis protein, producing the protein MFNKTKADQNGDTKNKASIMASPKVTDTKIEIAIKSDNETNKNYFGNSAFKYLQRLKLSTKAIFFALAIGTLPVMGMGIIAYISGSKSINKQIIINQETGVTSFSDTINRFLLARYGDIQILSNLPFLTNAQVSQTTVLPQKQAVLNRFITAYKAYDSVAVLDLNGRIILQNSGKAIQEERTKKYFPEVLQKNAVVISQPEKLETVGLVIYIAAPVKEGATGKTIAIVRTRIPLQLLENSIKNELTNNNNYYLVDASGKLFLSPKSDLLGQEATVIYPSLANLLARQNINDLTGVQTINQKPEIISYVPLRKIKGLPELNWQVIMSQDAKTAVEPQRQFLIFIANRTALIAFLMTLLVAWLAQEMTKPNSDKSAVVAIRAEDEIKTPVEIPRENEIPISVKESEIQANREATSEQQWQQKDTLHLQLLKLITEVENAAHGDLTVQADIVSGEVGTVANVFNSIVETLRDIVTQVKQTAIQVNTALGSNQDAIQQLAEISLTQASEINRTLEAVEQMTSSMQAVADDAQQVTAIANHANHTATKSGKAMDLTVQNILSLQETVGETAKKVRHLGESSQQISRVVSLINQIAIQTNLLAINAGIEAARAGEEGQGFAVVAEEVGELAARSAAATQEIEQIVEKIQRETNEVVKAMEIGTTQVIESTQIVEDAKQSLGEILDVSQQIDALVQSISTATISQVQTSQVVSQLMKDIAATSEHTSNSSHQVSQSLQKTVEISQHLQQTVETFKVN